The Sphingomicrobium sp. genome has a window encoding:
- a CDS encoding BolA family transcriptional regulator — translation MPMPASEIERLIKASIPDAEVSIRDLAGDGDHYAARVVSGSFAGMSRIKQHQAVYAALGGRVGGELHALQLETAVPAEMKSE, via the coding sequence ATGCCGATGCCGGCGAGCGAGATCGAGCGGTTGATCAAGGCGTCCATTCCGGATGCCGAGGTCAGCATTCGCGACCTTGCCGGCGACGGCGACCATTATGCGGCACGGGTGGTCAGCGGCAGCTTTGCCGGCATGAGCCGGATCAAGCAGCACCAGGCCGTCTACGCCGCGCTCGGGGGACGGGTCGGGGGAGAGCTTCATGCACTGCAGCTCGAAACGGCAGTGCCAGCGGAGATGAAAAGTGAGTGA